The following coding sequences lie in one Bacteroidota bacterium genomic window:
- a CDS encoding SGNH/GDSL hydrolase family protein: MMNKFSIQIMLIAAFSVMLFSCKTLKQTNKMEQKFSGIVVFGDGLNDMGKWGKLTDYKYPPAEVGFYESRWTNGKVWVEHFAESLNLPISLDNNYAMGGATTGLYNINEPLKPALKLDEKTPLLGMLAQVQTYLSSNPKIDEKTLFVLWAGGHDIGNYLEYGQPDLAQYPPANNYKQAIELLVKAGAKNIFVGTMPDMGYSPGYFGTDKQAKASELCQTLNKGLQEIEDSYKNSSVKFFKFDGAAVFANVGMNPARYGIKYVDAYLPIDIINFMQPLEKTNVPMPNKEKGLNPDEFMNWWAVSASAKVHKIIADEAVKFINSK; this comes from the coding sequence ATGATGAACAAATTCAGTATTCAAATTATGCTTATCGCAGCTTTTTCTGTGATGCTTTTTAGTTGTAAAACACTTAAACAAACAAACAAAATGGAACAAAAATTTTCAGGAATTGTCGTTTTTGGCGATGGCTTAAACGATATGGGCAAATGGGGGAAACTTACTGATTACAAGTATCCACCTGCCGAAGTAGGCTTTTATGAAAGTCGTTGGACAAATGGTAAAGTTTGGGTGGAACACTTTGCCGAAAGTCTAAACTTACCTATTTCATTAGACAACAATTATGCAATGGGTGGGGCAACCACAGGTTTATACAACATCAATGAGCCTTTGAAACCAGCCTTAAAGTTAGACGAGAAAACACCGCTTTTGGGAATGTTGGCACAGGTGCAAACTTACCTTTCATCAAACCCCAAAATTGACGAGAAAACCTTGTTTGTACTATGGGCAGGCGGACACGATATTGGCAATTATTTGGAATATGGTCAGCCCGACTTAGCACAATATCCACCAGCCAACAATTATAAGCAAGCCATTGAACTTTTGGTAAAAGCAGGAGCGAAAAATATTTTTGTCGGCACAATGCCCGATATGGGATATAGTCCGGGTTATTTCGGTACAGACAAACAAGCAAAAGCCTCTGAACTATGCCAAACCCTCAACAAAGGTTTGCAAGAAATTGAAGATAGTTACAAAAATTCGTCAGTAAAATTTTTCAAATTTGACGGAGCAGCCGTTTTTGCCAACGTAGGTATGAACCCAGCAAGGTATGGTATTAAATATGTTGATGCATACCTACCAATAGACATTATTAATTTTATGCAACCTCTGGAAAAAACCAATGTGCCTATGCCAAATAAGGAAAAAGGATTAAATCCTGATGAATTTATGAATTGGTGGGCTGTTTCGGCAAGTGCCAAAGTGCATAAAATCATAGCAGACGAAGCGGTAAAATTTATTAACTCAAAATAA
- a CDS encoding helix-turn-helix transcriptional regulator yields MKEKIKKTQKYFDCPLTTAMNVIGGKWKVVILGHLFTGDKRFGELKKLVCGVTQKMLTQQLRELEDDGLIHREIYKEVPPRVEYSLTDFGKSLSPILQDLCVWGQKIKDEKVFG; encoded by the coding sequence ATGAAAGAAAAAATTAAAAAAACTCAAAAATATTTTGATTGTCCGCTAACAACGGCAATGAATGTCATTGGTGGCAAATGGAAAGTTGTTATCTTGGGGCATCTTTTTACAGGGGATAAACGTTTTGGGGAACTTAAAAAGTTGGTCTGTGGAGTAACCCAAAAGATGCTAACCCAACAACTTCGTGAATTGGAAGATGATGGATTAATTCATAGAGAAATATACAAAGAAGTTCCGCCAAGAGTTGAATACAGTCTTACAGATTTTGGTAAAAGTCTGTCCCCAATTTTGCAAGACTTGTGTGTTTGGGGACAAAAAATCAAAGACGAAAAAGTGTTTGGGTAG
- a CDS encoding transposase domain-containing protein, with amino-acid sequence MIYSLLATCKLNEVEPFGWLSHTLEVLPDHPANQLYKLLPIKNPK; translated from the coding sequence ATGATTTATTCCTTGTTAGCCACTTGCAAACTCAATGAAGTAGAACCTTTTGGCTGGCTCAGCCATACCCTCGAGGTACTTCCAGACCACCCGGCCAACCAACTGTACAAACTACTCCCAATAAAAAATCCAAAATAA
- a CDS encoding IS66 family transposase, which yields MASTETITISKAAHQALLAELNMLRQELARHKDMVSEYDAMVVEPKLLKHELAQPKRMLFGAKSERFVAANPNQLTLFELPEPQKPEPQTQQINYTRTKAGQKDKQQPLRLELPAHLPRKQQVIEPQNLPEGARFIGNAITEVLEYEPGSIYVRQIVRPKYVLGQNQEQTQIAIAELPSLPIEKGNAGASMLAHLIVSKYADHLPFYRQVQMFKRQKLQLSESTINGWFSASCQLLEPLYHSLVAKVQSSGYLQADETPIAVLTKDKPGSTHKGYLWVYHDPMERLVVFDYQAGRGREGPEKFLKDFSGVLQTDGYAAYNGLRLKGHILQLACMAHARRNFEKALDNDSQRAETALLLIGKLYQIERMAKENHLNHDEIKILRQQQAQPVLEQLHRWLSEQHACVLPKSAIGQAITYMLTLWPRLIRYLDDGRYQMDNNLIENTIRPVALGRKTICLQARMREQSAQP from the coding sequence ATGGCAAGCACAGAAACAATCACTATTTCCAAAGCAGCACATCAAGCCTTACTGGCCGAGCTCAATATGCTTCGTCAAGAGCTTGCACGGCATAAGGACATGGTATCGGAATATGATGCGATGGTGGTCGAGCCCAAGCTGCTCAAGCATGAACTTGCCCAGCCCAAGCGTATGCTATTTGGTGCAAAGAGCGAACGGTTTGTGGCTGCCAATCCCAATCAACTAACCCTTTTCGAGCTGCCGGAACCTCAGAAACCGGAGCCCCAGACCCAGCAAATAAACTACACCCGTACAAAAGCCGGGCAAAAAGACAAGCAACAACCGCTTCGTCTTGAACTTCCGGCCCATTTGCCACGCAAACAGCAGGTCATCGAACCACAGAACCTTCCTGAGGGCGCCCGCTTCATTGGTAATGCCATCACGGAGGTACTTGAATACGAGCCTGGCAGCATCTATGTCAGGCAGATTGTGCGCCCCAAGTATGTGCTTGGTCAGAACCAGGAACAAACACAGATAGCCATAGCCGAGCTTCCGAGCCTGCCTATCGAGAAAGGTAATGCCGGCGCAAGCATGTTGGCTCACCTGATAGTGAGTAAATACGCAGATCACCTGCCATTTTACCGTCAGGTACAAATGTTCAAACGTCAGAAGCTTCAGTTGTCAGAGTCAACCATCAACGGATGGTTCAGCGCCAGCTGTCAGTTGCTTGAACCGCTATACCATAGCCTTGTGGCAAAAGTTCAATCCTCGGGCTACCTTCAGGCCGATGAAACGCCCATTGCAGTATTGACAAAAGACAAGCCGGGCTCAACACACAAAGGTTACCTCTGGGTGTACCACGATCCGATGGAGCGCCTTGTGGTATTCGACTACCAAGCAGGGCGCGGACGCGAAGGCCCGGAGAAGTTTTTGAAAGACTTTAGCGGAGTGCTTCAAACCGATGGTTATGCAGCATACAACGGATTAAGACTCAAAGGCCATATCTTGCAACTTGCCTGCATGGCACATGCCAGACGCAATTTTGAAAAGGCATTGGATAACGACAGCCAACGGGCTGAAACTGCCCTGTTGCTTATAGGCAAGCTATACCAGATTGAGCGCATGGCAAAAGAGAATCACCTGAACCATGATGAGATAAAAATCCTCAGACAGCAACAGGCCCAACCTGTGCTTGAGCAGTTGCATCGGTGGCTCAGTGAGCAACATGCCTGTGTCTTGCCCAAAAGCGCCATTGGCCAGGCCATCACTTACATGTTGACCCTTTGGCCAAGACTGATAAGATACCTCGATGACGGACGATATCAAATGGACAACAACCTGATTGAAAACACCATACGTCCTGTAGCCCTTGGCCGAAAAACTATCTGTTTGCAGGCTCGCATGAGGGAGCAAAGCGCGCAGCCATGA
- the tnpB gene encoding IS66 family insertion sequence element accessory protein TnpB: MFSITSARYFLYLEPTDMRKSFDGLCGLVTSKLGQNPMSGDLYIFINKPRNCIKMLRWEPGGFVLFYKRLEQGRLQLPKQSMDGVKNQMLDYSQLVMIINGISMENARKNKRFYRHDFVGN; the protein is encoded by the coding sequence ATGTTTTCCATTACTTCGGCAAGGTATTTTCTCTACCTTGAGCCAACAGACATGCGTAAAAGTTTCGACGGCTTATGCGGGCTGGTCACAAGCAAGCTTGGCCAAAACCCCATGAGCGGAGATTTGTACATTTTCATTAACAAGCCACGCAACTGCATCAAAATGCTTCGGTGGGAACCCGGAGGGTTCGTACTGTTTTACAAGCGACTCGAGCAAGGCAGGCTGCAACTGCCCAAACAAAGTATGGATGGGGTGAAAAACCAGATGCTCGACTATAGCCAGCTGGTGATGATAATCAATGGTATTTCAATGGAAAATGCAAGAAAAAACAAGCGATTTTATCGACATGATTTTGTTGGAAACTAA